In Kutzneria kofuensis, the DNA window TGCTTCTGGTCGTCGACTCGCCGGCCGAGGAGGAACTGCTGGCCACCGCGCTGGAGCAGCCGGTGAAGCGGATCCGGGAGGCGCTGCAGGCGTTGTCCGCGCGCTACACCGAGTCCGGCAGCGGCATCGACCTGCGCCGCGTCGGCGACGGCTGGCGGTTGCACACCCGGGACACCTACGCCCCGTACGTCGAGAAGCTGCTGCTCGACGGCCAGCGGGCCAAGCTCACCCGGGCCGCGCTGGAGACGCTGGCGGTGATCGCCTACCGGCAGCCCGTCACCCGGTCGAGGGTCGCCGCGGTGCGCGGCGTGAACGTCGACGGTGTGATCCGGACCCTGGTGACGCGGGGCCTGATCGAGGAGACGGGCAACGACCCGGACACGGGTGGCATTCTGTACCGGACCACCGAACTATTTCTGGAGCGGTTGGGGCTGTCCTCGTTGCAGGACCTGCCGCCGATCGCTCCGCTGCTGCCCGAAGTGGATGCGATCGACGATGTCGGCTAAGAACTCTGATGACGGTGTGCGCCTGCAGAAGGTGCTCTCCCAGGCGGGCGTGGCCTCGCGCCGGGCGGCCGAGGAGCTGATCGCGGAGGGCCGGGTCAGCGTCGACGGCAAGGTCGTGCGCGAGATGGGGCGGCGGGTCGACCCCGACACGGCCGTCATCCACGTCGACGGCAGCCGGGTGATCGTCCGTGAGGACACCCTGCACCTGGCGCTGAACAAGCCCAAGGGCGTGCACTCCACCATGTCCGACGAGATGGGTCGCCCCTGCGTCGGCGACTACGTGCGGGAGCGCGCCGAGTCCGGCGGCGCCCGGCTGTTCCACGTCGGGCGGCTCGACGTCGACACCGAGGGCCTGCTGCTGCTGACCAACGACGGCGAGCTCGCCCACCGTCTCATGCACCCTTCGTACCGGGTGCTGAAGACCTACCTGGCCGAGGTCCCCGGCCCCGTCGCCAAGGACGTCGGCAAGCGTCTCAAGGCCGGCATCGTGCTCGAGGACGGCCCGATCAAGGTCGACGCGTTCCGGCTGGTCGACTCCATGCCCGGCAAGGCTCTGGTCGAGGTCGTCCTGCACGAGGGCCGCAAGCACATCGTGCGGCGGCTGCTCGCCGAGGTCGGCTACCCCGTCCAGCGCCTCGTGCGGACCGAGATCGCCGGCGTGCAGCTCGGCAACCAGCGTCCCGGCTCGCTGCGCCGCCTCACCCGCGCCGAGGTCGGCCAGCTCTACTCCGCCGTGGGTATGTAAGCACTGCAGCTTCAGTGCCGACTGAAGCCAGCTGCGGTTTTCGGATTAACGAGCAGGGCCTCTCCCGAGCGGGAGGGGCCCTGCTCCGCTGTCTGGGGGCAGGCGCCTTCCCGTCTACGGCCCGGATGCGTTGTCCACTGCGACCGGGAGCGGTTGGGACGTTGAGGCTGTCCCCTGCGCGTCCATCGGGCCAGGAAGCGTCCGGCGGCGCTGCCCGTCGGTCGCCGGGGAGAAGTTACCGTCCGTGAACCTTCCTTGCATCTCGAAAGGCTGCGCCGACGCTGCCTTCTCCCGCCTCAGACGCCCTCGTGGCCTAGGTCCTCCTCCCTGTCGACGCTCCCGCTCCGGGGGGCTTTTCCTTCCGGCAAGAGCCCCTGTTTCCATGGCCGACATGGTAGAATCGAACACGTGAGCGAACCTTCGAACCCGGCTCCCAAGCCGTGGCCGGTGCCGCGGTAACTTCCTTCCCCTAGCTGATGGCTTTCGCCGTGCCGGGGAGCGGTATGCCGTGAAAGTCATCAGCTAGGCTTAGTATCCGTGGACGATGACGAGTTGGCGGTCGAGGTCCGGGAGGCCGTGTCCCGGCTGGCGCGGAGACTGCGCCAGGAGCGGCCGCCGCACGAGCTCGGCCTGACCTCGCTGTCGGTCCTGTCGCGCCTCGACCGGCTCGGTCCCGCCGGCCCGTCCGCGCTGGCCGCCGCCGAGAACGTCCAGCCCCAGTCCATGACCCGCGCCCTCGCCACCCTGGTCGAGCGCGGTCTGGTCACGCGCGAGCCGCATCCGACCGATGGCCGGCAGACCGTCGTCAGCATCACCGACGCCGGACGGGCCGTGCTGGAAGAGGACCGCTCGCGCCGGGACGCCTGGCTGGCCGGCGTGATCGCGGACCGCCTCACGCCCGTCGAACGGGAGTTCCTCGGGGCCGCGGCCAAGCTCCTGGAGGTGCTCGCCCGATGAGCGTCGTCCAGCGCTCCACCGGGCTGCGGCTGGTGCTGCCCGTGGTGCTCGGGACGCTGCTCAACGCGATCAACTCCTCGATGATCGCGGTCGCGCTGGTCGACATCCAGCACGAGTTCCACGCGGGCGCGGAGGTCGTGTGGCTGGTGTCGGGGCTGTACCTGGCGACCGCGGTCGCCCAGCCCACGATGGGGCGGCTGGCCGACCGGTTCGGGGCGCGGCGGGTGTTCTGCTGGGGACTCGTGATCGTCATGGCGGCGGCGGTCGGCGCGCCGTTCGCGCCCGGCCTCGGCTGGCTCGTCGCGGCGCGGGTGCTGCTCGGCATCGGCACCTCGGCGGCGTATCCCTCCGGGGTTTCCTTGATACGGCAGGGAATCGGCGGCGAGGCCACCGGGGCGCTCGGCGCGATCTCGGCGGCCGGTCAGGTGGCCGTGGCGCTCGGGCCGCCGCTGGGCGGGGTGCTCGT includes these proteins:
- the scpB gene encoding SMC-Scp complex subunit ScpB produces the protein MTEPENERGEEQFEGAAGGGAAKPAPAEPEEPEPAEDPAPEEAPAEPEREAEPEQESEEPAPEPESDASEVATVDVAEAMGAILDEAAAYQATASEDDEEAPASTLPDLTDDATLHAALESLLLVVDSPAEEELLATALEQPVKRIREALQALSARYTESGSGIDLRRVGDGWRLHTRDTYAPYVEKLLLDGQRAKLTRAALETLAVIAYRQPVTRSRVAAVRGVNVDGVIRTLVTRGLIEETGNDPDTGGILYRTTELFLERLGLSSLQDLPPIAPLLPEVDAIDDVG
- a CDS encoding pseudouridine synthase, yielding MSAKNSDDGVRLQKVLSQAGVASRRAAEELIAEGRVSVDGKVVREMGRRVDPDTAVIHVDGSRVIVREDTLHLALNKPKGVHSTMSDEMGRPCVGDYVRERAESGGARLFHVGRLDVDTEGLLLLTNDGELAHRLMHPSYRVLKTYLAEVPGPVAKDVGKRLKAGIVLEDGPIKVDAFRLVDSMPGKALVEVVLHEGRKHIVRRLLAEVGYPVQRLVRTEIAGVQLGNQRPGSLRRLTRAEVGQLYSAVGM
- a CDS encoding MarR family winged helix-turn-helix transcriptional regulator, which encodes MDDDELAVEVREAVSRLARRLRQERPPHELGLTSLSVLSRLDRLGPAGPSALAAAENVQPQSMTRALATLVERGLVTREPHPTDGRQTVVSITDAGRAVLEEDRSRRDAWLAGVIADRLTPVEREFLGAAAKLLEVLAR